One part of the Thermodesulfobacterium commune DSM 2178 genome encodes these proteins:
- a CDS encoding formate--tetrahydrofolate ligase: MKKNLDPTKLSPWEIAYQAEKNLKKVFELAEEIELLSEELIPYGYYLAKVDYLKVIQRLKTKTYGKYIDVTAIVPTPFGEGKTTTTIGLIQGLAKKGKRVSGAIRQPSSGPTFNLKGGGTGGGLSQVLPLDKIVLGLTGDINAVMNAHNLAMVALTSRLHHEETYTDEELLKIGIKRLNIDPKRVEFPWLIDFCAQALRKVLIGLGEKKNGVLMESKFWIAPASELMAILSIAKDLQDLRERVGKIVVAYDKRGNPITTEDLEVAGAMTAWLVEALNPTLAQTIEGQPVFIHTGPFANIALGQSSIIADYLGLKLSEYHVTESGFGAEIGYEKFWNIKCRLSGLIPQAVVLVTTLRALKYHGGAPLPRKNQLLPSEYQSLRPDLVEKGCELLAHCIEIIQRSGINPVVCINQFIHDFKEEIEVVKRFCEALGVTAVCSNHWLKGGEGAVELAEAVIEACEKPNSFNFLYDTKEPLKAKIEKIAKEIYGAKEVCFTPLAKEKLEQLEKEDLTEFFVCMAKTSLSLSDNPDLRGVPKDWVFNVRDIMVFRGAKLVVPVAGEINLMPGTVSNPAFRKIDVDLKTGKIIGLE, translated from the coding sequence ATGAAAAAAAATTTAGACCCAACAAAACTTTCTCCCTGGGAGATAGCCTATCAAGCCGAAAAAAATCTAAAGAAGGTTTTTGAACTGGCAGAAGAAATCGAACTTCTCTCAGAAGAATTAATCCCTTATGGTTATTATTTGGCTAAAGTTGACTACCTAAAAGTAATTCAAAGGTTAAAAACCAAAACTTACGGAAAATATATCGATGTTACTGCGATAGTGCCTACCCCTTTTGGAGAGGGAAAAACTACCACCACGATAGGACTTATTCAGGGACTTGCTAAAAAAGGGAAAAGGGTAAGTGGGGCTATAAGACAGCCTTCTTCAGGCCCAACTTTTAACCTAAAAGGAGGAGGCACCGGAGGTGGGTTATCTCAGGTATTACCTTTAGATAAGATTGTTTTAGGGCTTACTGGAGACATAAATGCGGTGATGAATGCCCATAACCTTGCTATGGTAGCTCTTACCTCAAGACTTCACCATGAAGAAACGTATACTGACGAAGAGCTTTTAAAAATAGGAATTAAAAGGCTTAACATAGACCCAAAAAGGGTTGAATTTCCCTGGTTAATAGATTTTTGTGCCCAAGCCTTGAGAAAAGTTTTGATAGGACTTGGAGAAAAAAAGAACGGTGTTTTGATGGAAAGCAAGTTTTGGATAGCCCCAGCTTCAGAACTTATGGCCATTCTTTCTATCGCTAAAGATTTACAGGATCTAAGAGAAAGGGTTGGAAAGATTGTAGTAGCCTATGATAAAAGGGGAAATCCTATTACTACCGAAGACCTTGAGGTAGCAGGTGCGATGACTGCCTGGTTGGTAGAAGCTCTTAACCCAACCCTTGCACAAACCATAGAAGGACAACCTGTTTTTATACACACCGGACCTTTTGCTAACATCGCCCTTGGCCAGTCTTCTATCATCGCAGACTATTTAGGTCTAAAACTTTCCGAATATCATGTTACTGAGTCAGGATTTGGAGCAGAGATTGGCTATGAAAAATTTTGGAATATTAAGTGCAGGTTATCAGGTCTTATACCTCAGGCAGTAGTTTTGGTAACCACTTTAAGGGCTCTTAAATATCACGGAGGAGCACCTCTTCCTAGGAAAAACCAGCTTCTTCCTTCAGAATACCAAAGTTTAAGACCAGACCTGGTAGAAAAAGGTTGTGAACTTTTAGCCCATTGTATAGAGATTATCCAAAGAAGTGGAATTAATCCAGTGGTATGTATCAACCAGTTTATACATGATTTTAAAGAAGAAATAGAGGTGGTTAAAAGATTTTGTGAGGCCTTAGGGGTAACTGCAGTTTGTTCTAACCACTGGTTAAAAGGAGGAGAAGGAGCAGTAGAACTTGCTGAAGCGGTTATAGAGGCCTGTGAAAAACCGAATAGTTTTAACTTTCTTTACGACACAAAAGAGCCTCTTAAAGCTAAAATAGAAAAAATTGCAAAAGAAATCTATGGTGCAAAGGAAGTTTGTTTTACTCCTTTAGCCAAAGAAAAATTGGAACAGCTTGAAAAAGAAGACCTTACAGAATTTTTTGTTTGTATGGCTAAAACCAGCCTTTCTCTTTCAGATAATCCTGATCTTAGAGGTGTTCCTAAAGATTGGGTTTTTAATGTAAGAGATATCATGGTTTTTAGAGGAGCAAAGTTGGTTGTGCCTGTTGCTGGTGAAATCAACCTTATGCCTGGCACAGTTTCTAATCCAGCTTTTCGTAAGATAGATGTAGATTTGAAAACTGGCAAAATCATAGGTCTTGAATAA
- the tsaE gene encoding tRNA (adenosine(37)-N6)-threonylcarbamoyltransferase complex ATPase subunit type 1 TsaE: MQINFITENEEDTIKLGRSLTKLLKPGDLILLYGDLGCGKTTFVKGVAEGLLVDPEVYVTSPTFSLINVYEGKYTIYHVDLYRLEHIELEELGLHEFLNEGIVIIEWADRLNESLKEDFLEIYFKYLDLTKRKITFIGYGEWQELLRELDKDELST, encoded by the coding sequence ATGCAAATAAACTTTATAACTGAAAACGAAGAAGACACCATAAAATTAGGCCGAAGTCTTACAAAACTTTTAAAGCCCGGAGACTTAATCCTTCTTTATGGAGACCTAGGTTGTGGAAAAACTACCTTTGTAAAAGGGGTTGCAGAAGGTTTATTGGTAGACCCTGAGGTTTATGTAACCAGTCCCACCTTTTCTTTAATCAATGTGTATGAAGGAAAATATACTATCTACCACGTCGACCTTTACCGTTTAGAACATATAGAGTTAGAAGAGTTAGGACTTCATGAATTTTTAAATGAAGGTATTGTAATTATAGAATGGGCTGACCGCCTTAACGAGTCATTAAAGGAAGATTTTTTAGAAATTTATTTTAAATATCTGGACCTCACAAAAAGAAAGATAACCTTTATCGGTTACGGAGAATGGCAAGAGCTCCTAAGAGAACTGGATAAGGATGAGCTATCAACTTGA
- a CDS encoding hydrogenase iron-sulfur subunit, with protein sequence MKGKTLMFVCRELGLEEEMKDREDIVLKTLDCAGDLTVFEVLKALEEGFQQVFVVGCKKGTCKSRIGNLRAEKRMATVRRYLGKWVEGYRLEMVYLSKEKGQTLLDQVLKA encoded by the coding sequence ATGAAAGGAAAAACTCTGATGTTTGTTTGTAGAGAGCTTGGTTTAGAAGAAGAGATGAAGGATAGAGAAGATATAGTTTTAAAGACCTTAGATTGTGCAGGAGATTTAACTGTTTTTGAGGTGCTGAAAGCTTTGGAAGAGGGTTTTCAGCAGGTTTTTGTGGTAGGGTGTAAAAAAGGAACGTGTAAAAGTAGGATCGGGAACTTAAGGGCAGAAAAAAGGATGGCTACGGTAAGAAGATATTTAGGAAAATGGGTTGAAGGATATAGACTGGAGATGGTTTATCTTAGCAAAGAAAAAGGTCAAACTTTATTAGATCAGGTTCTTAAAGCTTAA
- a CDS encoding methylenetetrahydrofolate reductase C-terminal domain-containing protein, which translates to MVITELKPIEKIWQNIADFRKVLVLGCRGCSGICSTGGDREVKLLVSALNLIAEKEGKNFIALGQTLIRQCDPVALKVLPEFLKEVEAVVSLACGVGVNLIADLYPDLKVYPGTDTLFIGAHVGFGVWEEKCRACGDCFIDKTAGLCPIARCPKGLLNGPCGGSQTERCEVNPEIPCVWYEIIIRLEKRGELASLDEIIGPKDWRLTFGEGPRKRQREDLTF; encoded by the coding sequence ATGGTAATTACAGAATTAAAACCTATAGAAAAGATTTGGCAAAACATAGCAGACTTTCGTAAGGTTCTGGTTTTAGGATGTAGGGGGTGTTCAGGGATTTGCTCAACTGGAGGAGATCGAGAGGTAAAGTTGCTGGTCTCGGCATTAAACCTTATAGCAGAAAAAGAAGGGAAAAACTTTATTGCTCTCGGACAAACCCTTATTAGGCAGTGTGACCCTGTTGCTTTGAAGGTGTTGCCTGAGTTTCTTAAAGAGGTTGAAGCGGTAGTCAGTTTAGCTTGTGGAGTAGGGGTAAACTTGATAGCTGACCTTTATCCTGATTTAAAGGTTTATCCTGGAACAGATACTTTATTTATAGGAGCCCATGTTGGATTTGGTGTTTGGGAGGAGAAGTGTCGGGCTTGTGGGGATTGTTTTATCGATAAAACCGCAGGTCTTTGTCCTATAGCAAGGTGCCCAAAAGGTCTTTTAAACGGGCCTTGTGGAGGGTCTCAAACAGAAAGGTGTGAGGTAAACCCTGAAATACCTTGTGTGTGGTATGAGATTATCATCAGGCTTGAAAAAAGGGGAGAGCTTGCAAGCCTTGATGAAATAATAGGTCCAAAGGATTGGAGATTAACCTTTGGCGAAGGCCCAAGAAAAAGACAAAGAGAAGACTTAACCTTTTAA
- the pal gene encoding peptidoglycan-associated lipoprotein Pal, with protein MVRWWLLIGVILLFSGCAKKEVPPIVGESQVPVYQSQKESTTSVSQPKAPSEVEQNQVFSPEEFKDSEKEDWERWKVYGRSTSPLKAVFFDYDDYSIKEDMWEPIKHNVKYLLKHKDLKVELQGNCDERGTNEYNMALGAKRAQEVKKVLTKLGIDEERINTISFGEERPLAKCSNETCWAINRRVDFVIIK; from the coding sequence ATGGTTAGATGGTGGCTTTTAATAGGTGTTATCCTTTTATTTTCTGGATGCGCAAAAAAGGAGGTTCCACCTATAGTTGGAGAATCTCAAGTTCCTGTTTATCAATCTCAGAAAGAGTCTACAACTTCTGTCTCTCAGCCTAAAGCTCCTTCAGAAGTAGAACAGAACCAGGTTTTCTCTCCTGAAGAATTCAAAGATTCAGAAAAAGAAGACTGGGAAAGATGGAAAGTTTATGGAAGAAGCACCTCTCCTCTTAAGGCAGTTTTTTTTGATTATGACGATTATTCCATAAAAGAAGATATGTGGGAACCTATTAAACATAACGTTAAATACCTTCTTAAGCACAAAGATTTGAAGGTTGAGTTACAGGGAAACTGCGATGAAAGAGGCACCAACGAATACAACATGGCTTTAGGTGCTAAAAGAGCTCAAGAGGTAAAAAAGGTACTTACTAAATTAGGAATAGATGAAGAAAGGATTAACACCATCAGTTTTGGAGAAGAAAGACCTCTTGCTAAGTGTTCTAACGAAACATGTTGGGCTATCAACAGAAGAGTTGATTTTGTGATAATTAAATAA
- a CDS encoding glucokinase: MLVADIGGTNSRIGILKNRKILNIKIYLTKEHKNLYSILERYFSEVFLENLTEEVYLAVAGPVFEDKAKLTNLGWEVSVKELKKKFNFKEVFLVNDLYGLALGASFLSDKDLKTLKRGKTKKKFPRVFLAPGTGLGISFSIDEGIVLPSENGHTLFCALKKEEYAFLEYLGTLNEEKCWEKALSGKAVSLWYQFYFNQTLIPEEIFNLAKKGEEKALKTVETMVELLGRKASELALTFLPEGGIYLTGGLVSGLKEFLTKKNFLDKFLTGYFNNPKMDFLLERFPIKLIAHPYPVLLGALAILRNR; encoded by the coding sequence ATGTTAGTAGCTGACATAGGAGGTACTAATTCAAGAATAGGGATCTTAAAAAATCGCAAAATTTTAAATATCAAGATTTATCTAACCAAAGAACATAAAAATCTATACAGTATACTCGAAAGGTATTTTTCTGAAGTTTTTCTCGAAAACCTTACGGAAGAGGTTTATTTAGCGGTTGCTGGTCCGGTTTTCGAAGATAAAGCCAAACTTACCAACCTGGGATGGGAGGTTTCTGTAAAGGAGCTTAAGAAAAAATTTAATTTCAAAGAAGTTTTTTTGGTAAACGACCTTTATGGGTTAGCACTTGGGGCCTCTTTTTTATCTGATAAAGACCTAAAAACTTTAAAAAGAGGAAAAACTAAAAAGAAGTTCCCCCGAGTGTTTTTGGCACCAGGCACAGGGTTAGGTATTTCGTTCTCGATAGATGAAGGCATAGTTTTACCCTCAGAAAACGGACATACCCTTTTTTGCGCTCTTAAAAAAGAAGAATATGCTTTTTTAGAATACTTGGGAACTCTAAACGAAGAAAAGTGCTGGGAAAAAGCTTTATCAGGAAAAGCTGTTTCTCTCTGGTATCAGTTTTATTTTAACCAAACTTTAATACCTGAAGAAATTTTTAACCTTGCTAAAAAGGGAGAAGAAAAGGCTCTTAAGACGGTTGAGACGATGGTAGAACTTTTAGGAAGAAAGGCCTCAGAATTAGCCCTTACTTTTTTGCCAGAAGGGGGAATTTATCTCACAGGTGGTTTGGTCTCAGGATTAAAAGAGTTTTTGACAAAAAAGAATTTCTTAGATAAGTTTTTAACAGGTTATTTTAACAATCCTAAGATGGATTTTCTTTTAGAGCGTTTTCCTATCAAGTTGATAGCTCATCCTTATCCAGTTCTCTTAGGAGCTCTTGCCATTCTCCGTAACCGATAA
- the folD gene encoding bifunctional methylenetetrahydrofolate dehydrogenase/methenyltetrahydrofolate cyclohydrolase FolD, whose translation MEPLILKGSEIAKNLREQIKEEVRTLKEQYGLIPGLVTILVGENPASVSYVTAKQRVAKELGFYSVQENLPEDISEKTLLDLIEKYNQDPSIHGILVQLPLPKHIDEKKVICAINPKKDVDGFHPFNLGRLVMGHPTFIPCTPYGILFLLKEADIEVEGKEVVIIGRSNIVGKPLALLLMQKLKPVGNATVTVCHTATKDLAFHTKRADILIVAAGRPKFISGDMVKEGVVVIDVGVNRIGTTPEGKPILCGDVDFESVKQKASVITPVPGGVGPMTITMLMKNTLEAAKASQGLSEEIQF comes from the coding sequence ATGGAGCCTTTAATATTAAAAGGGTCAGAGATAGCTAAAAACTTGAGAGAACAGATCAAAGAAGAGGTAAGAACATTAAAGGAACAATATGGGCTCATTCCTGGTCTTGTAACCATCTTGGTAGGAGAAAATCCTGCCTCAGTTTCTTATGTTACAGCCAAACAGAGGGTAGCCAAAGAACTTGGTTTTTACTCAGTTCAAGAAAACCTTCCGGAGGACATCTCAGAAAAAACCCTTTTAGACCTTATAGAAAAATACAACCAGGACCCATCCATCCACGGTATCTTGGTGCAGCTACCTCTTCCTAAACATATTGATGAAAAAAAGGTGATCTGCGCTATCAACCCTAAAAAGGATGTCGACGGTTTCCATCCCTTTAATTTAGGAAGGTTGGTTATGGGACATCCTACCTTTATTCCATGCACACCCTATGGAATTCTGTTTCTTTTAAAAGAAGCTGATATAGAGGTAGAAGGAAAAGAGGTGGTTATCATAGGAAGAAGTAACATCGTAGGAAAACCCTTAGCTCTCCTTCTTATGCAGAAACTTAAACCTGTAGGAAACGCAACGGTAACGGTGTGTCATACCGCTACCAAAGACCTTGCTTTTCATACTAAAAGGGCAGATATCTTGATAGTGGCAGCAGGTAGACCAAAATTTATTTCAGGGGATATGGTGAAAGAAGGGGTAGTGGTTATAGATGTTGGGGTTAACAGGATTGGGACCACTCCTGAGGGTAAACCGATTCTTTGTGGAGATGTAGATTTTGAAAGTGTTAAGCAGAAAGCCTCGGTTATTACCCCGGTTCCCGGTGGAGTTGGTCCTATGACGATTACCATGTTGATGAAAAACACGTTAGAAGCTGCAAAAGCAAGCCAAGGTCTTTCTGAAGAAATTCAGTTTTAG
- a CDS encoding acetyl-CoA decarbonylase/synthase complex subunit delta gives MKFRSNLERVLKSGYMAITCELAPPKHASLEPLKKKARVLKGYVDAANITDCQVAMVRLSSLAGCLAIMLEGIEPILQMTCRDRNRIAMQSDLLGAWALGIRNVFCTTGDHPTFGDHPQAKPVFDLDSVQLVAMVNQLKQGRFLNGQEIKGENPRFFIGATENPFADPSEYRVRRLAKKIKAGAEFIQTQLVYDVTKFKQFMYIAHNEGLTEKAYILAGIVPPKSFRMIDYIKSHLPGSCVPEDLVKRMREAKDPLEEGIKIAVELIEQIKEIPGVKGFHLMAIGWEEYLPEILKKTGFYPRPFSQDLLPEDTKTFSLREQEKKHLEEEIKNLKEHLLRLESLITGKKEIKEEDLEKVSITIETPKEKPTAVVEDLTKTSPSSLAPAKEEILTGEKSRLKVLYRSLSERAKGLPEDLYREPASGRIREVVFGKGDKALKVGGAEALPFHSFEGSLGQPLRIAMEVLDVVPEDFPEVLAKYFKDVWDDPGSWAKKCVEEYGAEAIAVYLLGIDPNYLNLGADHAKRVIEKVKKAVDVPLIIWGCDNAEKDTEVLREVAEVIKDDNILFGPIVEDNYRTLGAVALGYQLPVIAQSPIDVNIAKQLNILLENLGVPLEKIIMDPSVGALGYGLEYTYSVMERIRLAALYSNDVKLQNPFICNVGREVWKTKETSLPSDEFMGEAEMRGVMMEVITAVSLALAGGELFILRHPKSLELTKRVLNLLWTSSEQKP, from the coding sequence GTGAAATTTAGAAGCAATTTAGAAAGGGTTTTAAAGTCTGGTTATATGGCCATTACTTGTGAGCTTGCACCTCCGAAGCATGCAAGCCTTGAGCCGTTAAAAAAGAAAGCCCGCGTGCTTAAAGGTTATGTAGATGCTGCAAACATAACCGACTGTCAGGTTGCCATGGTAAGGCTTTCAAGCTTAGCTGGTTGTTTGGCTATTATGTTAGAGGGGATAGAACCTATCCTTCAGATGACCTGCCGAGATAGAAACCGCATAGCCATGCAGTCTGACCTTCTTGGGGCTTGGGCTTTAGGGATAAGAAATGTTTTTTGTACCACAGGAGACCATCCTACGTTTGGTGATCATCCTCAGGCTAAGCCTGTGTTTGATTTAGATTCTGTGCAACTGGTGGCTATGGTTAATCAACTTAAGCAAGGGAGGTTTTTAAACGGACAGGAGATAAAAGGAGAAAATCCTCGATTTTTTATCGGGGCAACAGAAAATCCTTTTGCTGACCCTTCAGAGTATAGAGTAAGAAGACTTGCTAAAAAAATCAAAGCAGGGGCTGAGTTTATTCAAACTCAGCTGGTTTATGATGTAACCAAGTTTAAGCAGTTCATGTATATCGCCCACAACGAAGGTCTTACAGAAAAGGCCTATATCTTAGCAGGAATAGTACCTCCCAAATCTTTTCGGATGATAGACTACATCAAAAGTCACCTGCCAGGTTCTTGTGTGCCTGAAGATCTGGTTAAAAGAATGCGCGAGGCTAAAGACCCTTTAGAAGAAGGTATAAAAATAGCTGTAGAACTGATAGAACAAATAAAAGAAATCCCTGGAGTAAAGGGATTTCATCTTATGGCTATAGGCTGGGAAGAATACCTTCCTGAAATTCTTAAAAAAACTGGCTTTTATCCTCGTCCATTTTCTCAAGATTTGTTACCAGAAGATACTAAGACCTTTTCTTTGAGAGAACAAGAAAAAAAGCACTTAGAAGAAGAAATAAAAAATTTAAAAGAGCATCTTTTAAGACTTGAAAGTTTAATTACCGGAAAAAAAGAAATAAAAGAAGAAGATTTAGAAAAAGTCAGTATTACGATAGAGACACCAAAAGAAAAACCTACTGCAGTAGTAGAGGATCTTACAAAAACCTCTCCATCCTCCTTGGCACCTGCTAAAGAAGAAATCCTGACAGGTGAAAAATCCAGGCTAAAAGTTTTATATCGGAGTTTATCTGAAAGGGCTAAGGGCCTTCCAGAAGACCTTTATCGTGAACCTGCTTCTGGCAGGATTAGAGAGGTTGTTTTTGGAAAAGGCGATAAAGCGTTAAAAGTTGGAGGTGCTGAGGCCTTACCCTTTCACAGTTTTGAGGGTAGTTTAGGTCAACCTTTAAGGATAGCGATGGAGGTGTTAGACGTTGTTCCTGAGGATTTTCCAGAGGTGCTTGCTAAATATTTTAAAGATGTGTGGGATGACCCTGGGTCCTGGGCTAAAAAATGTGTAGAAGAGTATGGGGCTGAGGCGATCGCTGTTTATTTGTTAGGGATAGACCCGAACTATTTAAATTTAGGGGCAGACCATGCCAAAAGGGTTATAGAAAAGGTTAAAAAAGCGGTAGATGTGCCTTTGATCATATGGGGGTGTGATAACGCCGAAAAAGACACCGAGGTGCTTAGAGAGGTGGCTGAGGTAATTAAGGATGATAACATCCTTTTTGGCCCTATAGTTGAAGATAACTACCGTACTTTAGGGGCAGTAGCCTTAGGTTATCAACTGCCTGTGATAGCTCAAAGCCCTATAGACGTTAACATAGCTAAACAGCTAAACATTTTGCTTGAAAATCTTGGAGTGCCTTTAGAAAAGATTATCATGGACCCTTCAGTAGGTGCCCTTGGGTATGGACTTGAATATACCTATTCTGTGATGGAAAGGATAAGGCTTGCAGCCCTTTATTCTAACGACGTAAAACTGCAAAATCCCTTTATCTGCAACGTAGGTAGAGAGGTCTGGAAGACTAAAGAAACCAGTCTTCCTTCTGATGAATTCATGGGAGAGGCTGAGATGAGAGGGGTTATGATGGAGGTTATTACTGCCGTGTCCCTTGCGTTAGCAGGAGGCGAATTGTTTATTCTCAGGCATCCTAAGTCCTTAGAGTTGACTAAAAGGGTATTAAATCTTTTATGGACTTCAAGTGAACAAAAACCGTAA
- a CDS encoding OmpH family outer membrane protein — protein sequence MKRFFISMFFVFFLGFVFFNEAKAETSLKIGVIDIKKVINKSKYGEEIIQKLQKKYEELSLKVQAKAKELDTIKEELEKKGALLSQEAREKKQAEYQKLLRELKSLQEDAQYEMQEYEKQLLDPVFKELEGVLKEFVQKEGIDLVLEKNQPGIYYVAPKVDYTDKLIDKFNAYYEAKKTKK from the coding sequence ATGAAAAGGTTTTTTATTAGTATGTTTTTTGTCTTTTTTTTAGGTTTTGTTTTTTTTAATGAGGCTAAGGCTGAAACCAGTTTAAAAATAGGGGTTATAGACATCAAAAAAGTGATTAATAAATCCAAGTACGGCGAAGAAATTATTCAAAAGTTGCAAAAAAAATATGAAGAACTTTCTTTAAAAGTTCAAGCCAAGGCTAAAGAATTAGATACCATTAAAGAAGAATTAGAAAAAAAAGGCGCTCTTCTTTCTCAAGAGGCAAGAGAAAAAAAACAAGCTGAGTATCAAAAGCTGTTAAGAGAACTTAAAAGCCTTCAAGAAGACGCACAGTATGAGATGCAAGAATATGAAAAACAACTTCTTGACCCGGTTTTTAAGGAGTTAGAAGGGGTGCTTAAAGAGTTTGTACAAAAAGAAGGTATTGACCTTGTTTTAGAAAAAAATCAACCAGGAATATATTATGTAGCACCCAAGGTTGATTATACCGATAAATTGATAGATAAATTTAACGCTTATTACGAAGCTAAAAAGACAAAGAAGTAA
- a CDS encoding 4Fe-4S binding protein — translation MEKNKDQLKNLGFTLIKDYGLNLLEFKGEIFKIDEALSSGKPINFTKPENLLFLAQSLGLDSSLPERILLTKIAKNLLDLFSTKDLTEKVEKFFPTEVLSKLKKEGLLVEGIEREITRTYEKFLRPEEKEELTKSLIKLSLTYVFGLALFRSYLKDLFFSKGNLNGLTCSDLMYALGGTFRASLSPINENLKTGNLKGLVFFNHLPLEESNLSLVKKLLHQNIWIWSAGNEKETLKYLELIQEAGEGLREFLEAFGLPPVLCLRDEVEVFPVVLEMLSAGGLFKELSEIPLVAVYCSKNSLKTVNPGLLVPAFSGLGLEVLAIGKDFLPFKLLDEKVKVFEEGLADQILQEIIERIETKRKTLGIHQPKPRVLFDMEMRRSLSSSEHMSFYQQILLERFKNTFSSEMLPVKRAEIFRERCINCFNCVKICPFSAMSIDHVANSILVDLKKCTGCGICIGECPSEAIYLQVI, via the coding sequence TTGGAAAAAAACAAAGATCAGCTAAAAAACTTAGGGTTCACCCTGATTAAAGATTATGGGCTAAACCTTTTAGAGTTTAAAGGTGAAATTTTTAAGATAGATGAGGCTTTATCCTCAGGTAAGCCGATAAATTTTACCAAACCAGAAAATCTTCTTTTCTTGGCTCAAAGTTTAGGCTTAGACAGTAGTCTTCCTGAAAGGATTTTACTGACGAAAATCGCTAAAAACCTTTTAGATCTGTTTTCTACTAAAGATTTAACAGAAAAAGTTGAAAAATTTTTCCCTACTGAGGTTTTATCTAAGCTTAAAAAAGAAGGGCTTTTGGTTGAGGGAATAGAAAGAGAAATAACCCGTACTTACGAAAAGTTTCTCAGACCCGAAGAAAAAGAAGAACTTACTAAAAGCTTGATAAAACTTTCTCTTACCTATGTTTTTGGTTTAGCATTATTTAGGTCATACCTTAAGGATTTATTTTTTTCTAAAGGGAATTTAAACGGTTTAACCTGTTCAGACCTGATGTATGCCCTTGGAGGAACTTTCAGGGCCTCTTTAAGTCCGATCAACGAAAACCTTAAAACAGGCAATCTAAAAGGACTGGTATTTTTTAATCATCTTCCTTTAGAAGAATCAAATCTTTCTTTGGTTAAAAAACTATTACATCAAAATATCTGGATATGGTCTGCAGGAAACGAGAAAGAAACCTTAAAATATTTAGAACTCATCCAGGAAGCAGGAGAAGGGCTGAGAGAATTTTTAGAAGCCTTTGGTTTGCCTCCGGTTTTATGTTTAAGGGATGAAGTAGAGGTTTTCCCTGTTGTTTTAGAGATGCTTAGTGCCGGAGGGTTGTTTAAAGAGCTTTCAGAGATACCTTTAGTTGCGGTTTACTGTAGTAAAAACAGTTTAAAAACTGTTAATCCTGGGCTTTTAGTTCCTGCTTTTTCAGGTTTAGGTTTAGAAGTTTTAGCCATAGGGAAGGACTTTTTACCTTTTAAATTGCTTGATGAAAAGGTTAAGGTATTTGAAGAAGGTCTTGCCGACCAGATTTTACAGGAAATCATAGAGAGGATAGAAACAAAAAGAAAGACTTTAGGAATTCACCAGCCAAAGCCAAGGGTGCTTTTTGATATGGAAATGCGAAGGTCTCTTTCTTCTTCAGAACACATGTCTTTTTACCAACAAATATTGTTAGAAAGGTTTAAAAACACTTTTTCCTCTGAAATGCTTCCGGTTAAACGGGCTGAAATTTTTAGAGAAAGGTGTATCAACTGTTTTAATTGTGTAAAGATTTGTCCTTTTTCAGCCATGTCTATCGACCATGTGGCTAATAGTATATTGGTAGACCTAAAGAAATGCACAGGTTGTGGCATCTGTATCGGTGAGTGTCCTTCTGAGGCGATCTATCTTCAAGTAATCTAA